From Anopheles arabiensis isolate DONGOLA chromosome 3, AaraD3, whole genome shotgun sequence, a single genomic window includes:
- the LOC120900361 gene encoding magnesium transporter NIPA2 — MPSAGAAAPPPAIDELYMERDFYIGLALALSSSIFIGSSFIIKKIGLLRLSRVGSVRASAGGFGYLRDWIWWAGLICMGVGEAANFAAYAFAPASLVTPLGALSVIVAAVMASRFLKERLNLLGKLGCFLCIVGSTIIVIHSPKEGEVEDLNLLIDMLQDPTFITYVVLILSLALFIGCCIGPRYGHKHVAVYILLCSAIGSLTVMSCKALGLALRDTLSGKSNDFGMWLPYFLIIVTVVFVGIQVNYLNKALDIFNTSIVTPIYYVIFTTLVITASAILFKEWRHMRPEDIIGDLCGFFVVIVAVILLNAFREMDISLSDVKGIMRPKRELLSHSSHKGSAQYEDYLNDNEERGPLKPHYGTNYLNA; from the exons ATGCCTTCCGCaggggcagcagcaccaccgccagccATCGACGAGCTGTACATGGAGCGTGACTTCTACATCGGGCTAGCGCTGGCCCTTTCCAGCAGTATTTTCATCGGGTCTAGCTTCATCATCAAGAAAATTGGCCTGCTGCGGCTTTCCCGGGTCGGTTCGGTGCGGGCCAGTGCCGGCGGGTTTGGCTACCTGCGCGACTGGATCTGGTGGGCCGGGCTTATCTGCA TGGGTGTTGGTGAGGCAGCCAACTTTGCCGCGTACGCCTTCGCGCCGGCTTCCCTCGTTACGCCGCTCGGAGCACTCAGCGTGATCGTGGCCGCCGTTATGGCTTCCCGGTTTCTCAAAGAGCGGCTCAACCTGCTCGGCAAGCTCGGCTGCTTTCTGTGCATCGTCGGCTCCACGATCATCGTCATACACTCGCCCAAAGAGGGCGAGGTGGAGGATCTTAATCTACTGATCGATATGCTGCAAGATCCGACCTTCATCACGTACGTCGTGCTAATTCTTTCGCTCGCACTCTTCATCGGATGCTGCATTGGGCCACGGTACGGGCACAAGCACGTAGCCGTTTACATACTGCTCTGTTCCGCCATCGGCAGCCTTACGGTCATGTCCTGCAAAGCGCTCGGGCTGGCGCTACGCGACACCCTATCTGGCAAGTCGAACGATTTCGGCATGTGGCTCCCCTACTTCCTCATCATCGTGACGGTCGTGTTTGTGGGGATACAGGTAAACTACCTCAACAAAGCGCTGGACATCTTCAACACCAGCATCGTGACGCCGATCTACTACGTCATCTTTACCACGCTGGTCATCACGGCGTCCGCGATCCTGTTCAAGGAATGGCGCCACATGCGCCCCGAAGACATTATCGGCGATCTGTGCGGCTTTTTCGTGGTGATCGTCGCGGTGATATTGCTGAACGCGTTCCGCGAAATGGACATTAGCTTGAGCGATGTGAAGGGCATTATGCGACCGAAGCGGGAACTACTGTCGCACTCGTCCCACAAAGGCAGCGCACAGTACGAGGACTATTTGAACGACAACGAGGAGCGTGGCCCGCTGAAACCACACTATGGAACGAACTATCTGAATGCGTAA
- the LOC120900356 gene encoding general vesicular transport factor p115, translating to MNFLKSGLQTVLGSQQPNQAPSGAETVELLVERVTSSTLLEDRRDACRALKALSKKYRIEVGIGMNAMLQVLENDRTDCEIIGYCLDTLCHVTSPEQFEEEEDNPNVTANIGEQFTEIFIKNSDNVCLVLACLEEYDFRVRWAAIKLLTNLLANRPKEIQEIVLVSPMGVSKMMDLLIDSREVIRNDALLLMIQLTKGNGNIQKIVAFENAFDRLLDVIKEEGCSDGGIVVEDCLILMLNLLKNNPSNQQFFKEGSYIQRLAPMLELSTDQDQAGMSPQKVSNLHCMLQVVRALVCPSNPQQVISSCQKAIRSSGLLSAICNIIMASGVPPDLLIETINTIAEVIRGDGQNQDYFNSFMAPCDPPLSAIVLLLMSMVNEKQPLSLRCAVLYCFQSYLYRNEAGQTSLVKTLLQSSEQTQSITSGQLLCRSLFSTDPLSNWFAAVSMSHALLENPAQKEQLLRVVLATSHTSKPVSLLEQCNQLLQQANCKFQSKVGLLMLLSVWLSHCQLAVRTFLSIPGTVAYLTGQISANEHGDNEYLVQGLCAFLMGICIQFNDNSVQEHQREFLCQLLVKRIGLDTYNKKLGEVSKHENYSKSAKQPQIRIAATTDLLLDYEFCRLFKALEAVISKTVNGFSSGGENITELTLSQEASGLVAQYKDIIREQDARLQALQQQLAHQEAKVRELSGALEQSQSSNAQLQDQNILLKAQLQAAADLRQQTLSSSASSPLHLLPAQGDHQQEVLEKRLSMMSLEQQTDRAKLAYYESENSRLLGELDQLRARVSVAEGKANESGTELDKLRKDQEDLLELLTDQESKMQRYRMELKRVTGQSFDEDDDVDDELQAIEANDGEGKDAPSMANSSNHPGGFVC from the exons ATGAACTTCCTCAAGAGTGGCCTACAGACGGTGCTCGGTTCGCAGCAACCGAACCAGGCGCCGAGCGGTGCCGAAACG GTGGAACTGCTGGTGGAACGGGTCACATCGTCGACCCTGCTGGAGGACCGCCGCGATGCATGTCGTGCACTGAAAGCCCTCTCGAAAAAGTATCGCATCGAGGTAGGCATCGGTATGAACGCGATGCTCCAAGTGCTCGAGAACGATCGGACGGACTGCGAGATAATCGGGTACTGTCTCGACACGCTGTGCCATGTAACGTCGCCCGAGCAGTTCGAAGAGGAGGAAGACAACCCGAACGTGACGGCCAACATTGGTGAGCAGTTTACGGAgattttcatcaaaaactCGGACAATGTGTGCCTGGTGCTGGCGTGCCTGGAGGAGTACGATTTCCGGGTCCGGTGGGCGGCGATTAAGCTGCTGACGAATCTGCTCGCCAACCGACCGAAGGAGATACAGGAGATAGTGCTCGTCAGCCCGATGGGCGTGTCGAAGATGATGGATCTGCTGATCGACAGCCGGGAGGTGATCCGGAACGAtgcactgctgctgatgatacAGCTAACCAAGGGCAACGGGAACATACAGAAGATTGTGGCGTTCGAGAACGCGTTCGATCGGCTGCTGGACGTGATCAAGGAGGAGGGCTGCTCGGACGGTGGCATTGTGGTGGAGGATTGTCTCATACTGATGCTGAACCTGCTCAAGAACAACCCGAGCAATCAGCAGTTCTTCAAGGAAGGTTCGTACATTCAGCGGTTAGCGCCAATGCTGGAACTCTCCACCGATCAGGACCAGGCGGGCATGAGCCCGCAAAAGGTTTCCAACCTGCACTGCATGCTGCAGGTGGTCAGGGCACTGGTCTGCCCGAGCAATCCGCAGCAGGTGATCAGCTCCTGTCAAAAGGCGATCCGTAGCTCCGGATTGCTGTCGGCCATCTGCAACATCATAATGGCCAGCGGAGTGCCTCCGGATTTGCTGATCGAAACGATCAACACGATCGCCGAGGTGATTCGGGGCGATGGGCAGAATCAGGACTACTTCAACTCGTTCATGGCACCGTGCGATCCGCCACTGTCCgcgatcgtgctgctgctgatgtcgaTGGTGAACGAGAAGCAGCCGCTTTCCCTTCGCTGTGCCGTGCTGTACTGCTTCCAGAGCTATCTCTACCGGAACGAGGCCGGGCAGACGTCGCTCGTCAAAACGCTGCTACAGTCCTCGGAGCAGACGCAATCCATCACTAGCGGCCAGCTGCTCTGCCGGAGCCTGTTCAGCACCGATCCACTGTCGAACTGGTTCGCCGCCGTCTCCATGAGCCACGCACTGTTGGAAAATCCGGCCCAAAAGGAGCAGCTGTTGCGCGTGGTGCTGGCCACTTCGCACACCAGCAAACCGGTCTCGCTGCTGGAGCAGTGCaatcagctgctgcagcaggcgAACTGCAAATTCCAAAGCAAGGTCgggttgctgatgctgctgtccGTGTGGCTCAGCCACTGTCAGCTGGCGGTGCGCACATTCCTCTCCATCCCGGGTACGGTCGCGTACCTGACGGGGCAAATCTCCGCCAACGAGCACGGCGACAACGAGTATCTGGTGCAGGGGCTGTGCGCCTTCCTGATGGGGATCTGCATCCAGTTCAACGATAACAGCGTGCAGGAGCATCAGCGCGAGTTTCTCTGCCAGCTGCTGGTGAAGCGCATCGGGCTCGACACGTACAACAAAAAGCTGGGCGAAGTGTCCAAGCACGAAAATTACAGCAAATCCGCAAAACAGCCACAAATTCGCATCGCCGCCACAACCGATCTGCTGCTGGATTATGAATTCTGCCGACTGTTCAAAGCgctcgaggcggtcatctccAAAACGGTCAACGGGTTCAGCTCCGGTGGGGAAAACATTACCGAGCTCACGCTCAGCCAGGAAGCGTCCGGGCTGGTCGCGCAGTATAAAGACATCATACGCGAGCAGGACGCGCGACTGCAGGCGCTACAGCAGCAACTCGCGCACCAGGAAGCAAAAGTGCGCGAGCTGTCCGGTGCGCTGGAACAATCGCAATCGAGCAATGCGCAGCTGCAGGATCAGAACATACTGCTGAAAGCGCAACTACAGGCAGCGGCTGATTTGCGCCAGCAAACGCTCTCCTCTTCGGCCTCTTCCCCGCTCCATCTGCTGCCCGCACAAGGCGACCATCAGCAGGAAGTGCTCGAGAAGCGGCTCTCCATGATGTCGCTCGAGCAGCAAACGGATCGTGCAAAGCTAGCCTACTATGAGTCAGAAAATAGCCGGCTGCTGGGTGAGCTGGATCAGCTGCGAGCGCGCGTCAGTGTGGCGGAAGGTAAAGCGAACGAATCCGGCACCGAGCTGGACAAGCTGCGCAAGGATCAGGAAGATCTGCTGGAACTGCTGACCGATCAGGAGAGCAAGATGCAACGCTACCGGATGGAGCTGAAACGGGTAACGGGCCAATCGTTCGACGAGGATGACGATGTAGACGATGAACTGCAAGCGATCGAGGCGAACGATGGCGAAGGCAAAGACGCGCCGAGCATGGCCAACTCTTCCAACCATCCCGGAGGGTTTGTGTGTTAA
- the LOC120900366 gene encoding protein phosphatase 1 regulatory subunit 7 isoform X1 yields MSASEEQHDQQPRADSPTVDEERPPGAGEVAEHEIVKMEDVITIDPETTEVDLNHGRIGKIENLEPLTKLERLYLRWNLIKKIENLDHLTSLLELELYDNQITELENLDNLVNLEMLDVSFNRLHQIKNLSALTNLRKLFLCANRISLIENLDHFSSLTMLELGDNKIRKIENLDNLSSLTHLYLGKNKITKIENLDKLVKLECLSLQCNRLTKIENLDQLVNLTELYLSENGIETIENLDQNKQLETLDLAKNRVKRIENIEHLEMLEEFWMNDNGVSEWTCVDKLASNKKLATVYLERNPVASDVNYRRKLKLAVPWLQKIDATLCR; encoded by the exons ATGAGTGCTAGCGAAG AGCAACACGATCAGCAGCCGCGTGCCGATTCTCCCACGGTCGATGAAGAACGCCCACCAGGTGCAGGCGAGGTGGCCGAGCATGAGATCGTTAAGATGGAGGACGTAATCACGATCGATCCCGAGACGACCGAGGTCGATCTGAACCATGGCCGGATTGGGAAGATCGAGAATCTCGAACCTCTGACGAAGCTGGAACG ACTGTACCTGCGttggaatttaattaaaaaaattgaaaatcttGACCATCTGACGTCGCTGCTGGAGCTCGAGCTGTACGATAATCAGATCACCGAGCTTGAAAATCTGGACAATCTCGTCAATCTGGA AATGCTCGATGTCAGCTTCAATCGGCTGCACCAGATCAAGAACCTGTCCGCGCTGACCAATCTGCGCAAGCTGTTCCTGTGCGCTAATCGCATCTCGCTGATCGAAAACCTTGACCACTTTAGCAGTCTGACCATGCTGGAGCTGGGTGATAATAAGATAAGG aaaatcgAAAACCTCGACAACCTGTCCAGCCTAACCCATCTGTACCTGGGCAAGAACAAAATTACGAAAATTGAAAATCTCGACAAGCTGGTCAAGCTGGAATGCTTGAGCTTGCAGTGTAACCGGCTAACGAAGATCGAAAACCTGGACCAGCTGGTCAATCTGACCGAGCTATACCTGTCGGAGAACGGCATAGAGACGATCGAAAATTTggaccaaaacaaacagctcgAAACGCTCGATCTGGCCAAGAACCGGGTAAAGCGCATTGAAAACATTGAACATCTGGAAATGCTGGAAGAATTTtgg ATGAACGACAATGGCGTGTCGGAGTGGACGTGTGTGGATAAGCTGGCCAGCAACAAGAAGCTGGCAACGGTCTACCTGGAGCGCAATCCGGTAGCGAGCGACGTGAACTATCGACGAAAGCTGAAGCTGGCCGTGCCTTGGTTGCAGAAGATCGATGCCACGCTCTGTCGCTAG
- the LOC120900365 gene encoding UBX domain-containing protein 1-A: protein MSDIQMLIDMGFPKEKAERALEVTNNKGVEQAMEWLLAHADEPLPPASTAAAASAAGDSSSSTAAGGATTEPSTEEGAAAAEEPVAKSLKCDECGKLFKSQEEVEFHAAKTEHSSFSESTEEKKPLTEEEKKAQLALLEEKMRRKRQEREENEKKEAMERERLRIKSGKDMLEARRKMEEQEMKKLMDQRKREKLESQQARDRVRAQIEADRAARKAKESGEPAAVSPTSTAPVSSPPPAAANPTSTTTTTTPTKPAEAKSYTTAKIAIRMMNGTQLVQTFQAGEQLAAVRLFVQLKMESVDAAFGLMTNFPKKVFTAEEYEMPLDKLGLVPNAVLIVTKAP from the exons ATGTCCGACATACAAATGCTGATCGATATGGGATTTCCCAAAGAGAAGGC TGAACGGGCGCTCGAGGTGACCAACAACAAAGGGGTGGAACAGGCAATGGAGTGGCTGCTGGCCCATGCGGACGAACCACTGCCCCCAGCGTCgacggccgccgccgccagtgCTGCCGGCGACAGTTCCAGCTCCACGGCTGCGGGCGGTGCAACGACAGAACCCTCCACGGAGGAAGGTGCCGCCGCGGCGGAGGAACCCGTGGCAAAATCGCTCAAATGTGACGAGTGTGGCAAGCTGTTCAAATCCCAGGAGGAGGTCGAATTTCACGCTGCCAAAACGGAGCACAGCAGCTTCTCCGAATCGACCGAGGAGAAGAAACCGCTGacggaggaggagaagaaggcgCAGCTCGCCCTGCTGGAGGAGAAGATGCGTCGCAAGCGCCAGGAGCGGGAGGAGAACGAAAAGAAGGAAGCGATGGAGCGGGAGCGGCTGCGCATCAAGTCGGGCAAGGACATGCTCGAGGCGCGCCGCAAGATGGAGGAGCAGGAGATGAAGAAGCTGATGGACCAGCGGAAGCGCGAGAAGCTGGAAAGTCAGCAGGCGCGGGACCGTGTCCGGGCCCAGATCGAGGCCGACCGGGCCGCCCGCAAGGCCAAAGAGTCTGG CGAACCCGCTGCTGTATCACCGACGTCCACAGCACCGGTTAGTAGTCCTCCACCGGCAGCGGCGAACCCGacgtccaccaccaccactactacgcCCACCAAACCGGCAGAGGCGAAAAGCTACACCACAGCCAAGATTGCGATCCGCATGATGAACGGGACGCAGCTCGTGCAGACGTTCCAGGCGGGCGAGCAGCTGGCGGCGGTGCGGCTGTTCGTGCAGCTGAAGATGGAGTCGGTCGACGCGGCGTTCGGACTGATGACCAACTTCCCGAAGAAGGTGTTCACCGCGGAGGAGTACGAGATGCCGCTGGACAAGCTGGGGCTGGTACCGAACGCGGTGCTGATCGTGACGAAGGCACCGTAG
- the LOC120900360 gene encoding PIH1 domain-containing protein 1-like, translating into MSRSSKSILLDGAGLETSLKIVKNEAEEQLENFLAPVAELADDISSGRSKIVKPAPGFCVKAFKKGTEEKFFINLCQTDGIPPPRDITEDELIRILNDGEPNAFRIPMSITQPRPALDKSNQGCQVCDIAINTKFYAKIESGGLLREFLISVLFDGVENKYNVALDESNFRILKNKKFIDKLIPHNIQNRDVRQVIESYPHQSDADRALLTELDNPRPLMAGAQPKKPLIEEIGADAGTVKTVKNETNSSRTVAPVSVVNAKQQQSDSTTTYVPDPTKVAISQAATKKPESKLFREPPAGRAKRLIGEFHLPECVSSSEITLDVGEDRILLEARKKGYLLDVFVDYRIDESKVEAHFDTTTKILQVSMPVLAA; encoded by the exons ATGAGTCGATCATCTAAAAGCATACTTCTCGATGGCGCTGGACTGGAAACCAGTCTCAAGATAGTGAAG AACGAAGCGGAGGAACAGCTGGAGAATTTCCTTGCTCCAGTAGCGGAACTGGCcgacgacatcagcagcggaCGGTCAAAGATTGTTAAGCCAGCTCCAG GATTCTGCGTGAAAGCGTTCAAGAAGGGAACGGAGGAAAAGTTCTTCATCAATCTCTGCCAAACCGATGGCATCCCGCCGCCGCGCGATATTACCGAGGACGAGCTGATACGCATCCTGAACGATGGTGAGCCGAACGCATTCCGCATCCCGATGAGCATCACGCAGCCCCGCCCCGCACTGGACAAATCCAACCAGGGCTGCCAGGTGTGCGATATCGCGATCAATACGAAATTCTACGCCAAAATTGAGTCCGGCGGGCTGTTGCGCGAGTTCCTGATCAGCGTACTGTTCGATGGGGTGGAGAATAAGTACAACGTCGCGCTGGACGAGAGCAACTTTCGCATACTGAAGAACAAAAAGTTCATCGACAAGCTGATTCCGCACAACATCCAGAACCGGGACGTGCGGCAGGTGATCGAAAGCTATCCGCACCAGTCGGACGCCGACCGGGCGCTGCTCACCGAGCTGGACAATCCGAGACCGCTGATGGCGGGCGCCCAGCCGAAGAAACCACTCATCGAAGAGATTGGCGCAGATGCGGGGACGGTAAAAACGgttaaaaatgaaacgaacAGCTCGCGTACTGTCGCACCGGTATCGGTGGTAAATgccaaacagcagcaaagtGACAGCACTACCACGTACGTGCCCGACCCGACAAAGGTGGCCATTTCGCAGGCCGCCACGAAGAAGCCGGAAAGTAAGCTGTTCCGCGAACCGCCCGCCGGAAGGGCGAAGCGACTGATAGGAGAGTTCCATCTGCCGGAATGT GTTTCATCGAGCGAAATTACGCTGGACGTGGGCGAGGATCGCATTTTGCTGGAGGCACGCAAGAAAGGCTACCTGCTCGATGTGTTCGTGGACTATCGTATTGATGAAAGCAAGGTGGAAGCTCATTTCGATACCACCACAAAGATCCTGCAAGTATCGATGCCAGTGTTGGCGGCTTAA
- the LOC120900366 gene encoding protein phosphatase 1 regulatory subunit 7 isoform X2, giving the protein MSASEQHDQQPRADSPTVDEERPPGAGEVAEHEIVKMEDVITIDPETTEVDLNHGRIGKIENLEPLTKLERLYLRWNLIKKIENLDHLTSLLELELYDNQITELENLDNLVNLEMLDVSFNRLHQIKNLSALTNLRKLFLCANRISLIENLDHFSSLTMLELGDNKIRKIENLDNLSSLTHLYLGKNKITKIENLDKLVKLECLSLQCNRLTKIENLDQLVNLTELYLSENGIETIENLDQNKQLETLDLAKNRVKRIENIEHLEMLEEFWMNDNGVSEWTCVDKLASNKKLATVYLERNPVASDVNYRRKLKLAVPWLQKIDATLCR; this is encoded by the exons ATGAGTGCTAGC GAGCAACACGATCAGCAGCCGCGTGCCGATTCTCCCACGGTCGATGAAGAACGCCCACCAGGTGCAGGCGAGGTGGCCGAGCATGAGATCGTTAAGATGGAGGACGTAATCACGATCGATCCCGAGACGACCGAGGTCGATCTGAACCATGGCCGGATTGGGAAGATCGAGAATCTCGAACCTCTGACGAAGCTGGAACG ACTGTACCTGCGttggaatttaattaaaaaaattgaaaatcttGACCATCTGACGTCGCTGCTGGAGCTCGAGCTGTACGATAATCAGATCACCGAGCTTGAAAATCTGGACAATCTCGTCAATCTGGA AATGCTCGATGTCAGCTTCAATCGGCTGCACCAGATCAAGAACCTGTCCGCGCTGACCAATCTGCGCAAGCTGTTCCTGTGCGCTAATCGCATCTCGCTGATCGAAAACCTTGACCACTTTAGCAGTCTGACCATGCTGGAGCTGGGTGATAATAAGATAAGG aaaatcgAAAACCTCGACAACCTGTCCAGCCTAACCCATCTGTACCTGGGCAAGAACAAAATTACGAAAATTGAAAATCTCGACAAGCTGGTCAAGCTGGAATGCTTGAGCTTGCAGTGTAACCGGCTAACGAAGATCGAAAACCTGGACCAGCTGGTCAATCTGACCGAGCTATACCTGTCGGAGAACGGCATAGAGACGATCGAAAATTTggaccaaaacaaacagctcgAAACGCTCGATCTGGCCAAGAACCGGGTAAAGCGCATTGAAAACATTGAACATCTGGAAATGCTGGAAGAATTTtgg ATGAACGACAATGGCGTGTCGGAGTGGACGTGTGTGGATAAGCTGGCCAGCAACAAGAAGCTGGCAACGGTCTACCTGGAGCGCAATCCGGTAGCGAGCGACGTGAACTATCGACGAAAGCTGAAGCTGGCCGTGCCTTGGTTGCAGAAGATCGATGCCACGCTCTGTCGCTAG